A window from Fibrobacter sp. encodes these proteins:
- the nuoB gene encoding NADH-quinone oxidoreductase subunit NuoB codes for MGIINFAPKILDPIPGGKYVVNAVDYVVNWARANSIWPLTYGTSCCAIEMMSSSMARYDIARFGSEVFRASPRQADLFILAGTITKRMAPAIQMLWEQMPGPKYVLAMGACTISGGPFIYDNYSVVRGAQNILPVDVFVPGCPPRPEALFHGLLTLREKILKETCREPWQEGYPEDVSRIDRYREAAKAWAELEKIKDEEMAEAREKFKAENPDYKSTFKPVRVAKEAFPEVERPVAVASSQKELSQAEIFKKIKAKFESASIQGVDPEAKTEDGQSVLENTLAKASSDSPVEITLDVNDYLAVTEFVKNDPALKMDYLIDVTAIDYPDHFELITQLRSIDLGHKVFFCIPLKKDESVPEEKRTTSLLAKVPSITSLYPAASIKEREVYDMFGIHFVGHDDLRRIFLDKDFVGFPLRKDFTHPDMIKRPV; via the coding sequence ATGGGAATAATCAATTTTGCACCTAAGATCCTGGATCCCATTCCCGGCGGCAAGTACGTTGTCAACGCCGTGGATTACGTGGTGAACTGGGCCAGGGCCAACTCCATTTGGCCCCTGACTTACGGTACCAGCTGCTGCGCTATCGAAATGATGAGCAGCTCCATGGCCCGTTACGACATTGCACGTTTCGGTTCCGAAGTGTTCCGCGCCTCCCCCCGCCAGGCCGACTTGTTCATTCTGGCTGGTACCATCACGAAGCGCATGGCTCCCGCTATCCAGATGCTGTGGGAACAGATGCCCGGCCCCAAGTACGTGCTTGCCATGGGCGCCTGCACCATCAGCGGCGGCCCCTTCATTTACGACAACTACTCCGTGGTCCGCGGCGCCCAGAATATCCTGCCGGTAGACGTATTCGTCCCCGGTTGCCCGCCTCGCCCCGAAGCTTTGTTCCACGGCCTCTTGACCTTGCGTGAAAAGATCCTGAAGGAAACCTGCCGCGAGCCTTGGCAGGAAGGCTACCCCGAGGATGTTTCCCGGATTGACCGCTACCGCGAAGCCGCTAAGGCCTGGGCCGAACTTGAAAAGATCAAGGACGAGGAAATGGCCGAAGCTCGCGAGAAGTTCAAGGCCGAAAATCCGGACTACAAGAGCACTTTCAAGCCTGTACGCGTCGCGAAGGAAGCATTCCCCGAAGTGGAACGCCCTGTTGCCGTAGCCTCCTCCCAGAAGGAGCTTTCACAGGCGGAAATTTTCAAGAAGATCAAGGCCAAATTCGAAAGCGCCTCCATCCAGGGTGTCGATCCCGAGGCAAAGACCGAAGATGGTCAGAGCGTACTGGAAAATACCTTGGCCAAGGCATCTTCCGACAGCCCCGTAGAAATTACACTGGATGTAAACGACTACCTGGCTGTTACAGAATTTGTAAAGAATGATCCTGCACTGAAGATGGATTACCTCATCGATGTAACCGCTATTGACTACCCGGATCACTTCGAATTGATTACCCAGCTCCGTAGTATCGATTTGGGACACAAGGTCTTCTTCTGCATCCCGCTGAAGAAGGACGAAAGCGTACCCGAAGAAAAACGGACCACGTCCCTGCTTGCAAAGGTCCCCAGCATTACAAGCCTGTACCCCGCCGCAAGCATCAAGGAACGGGAAGTCTACGACATGTTCGGCATCCATTTTGTGGGTCACGACGACCTGCGCCGCATTTTCCTGGAC
- a CDS encoding RelA/SpoT family protein: MMDQVVLTSNQEHIVDLLIKKNPDLNREVLSKAVVFIATAHEGQYRKSGMPYTEHPYEVAKILADLKQDQPTVLAGLLHDVVEDTDHTLEELSEMFGEDTAFMVDAVTKITAAQEANKTAQKAETYRKLIIAMAKDPRVIMIKIADRIHNMRTMRYMKPEKRQQIAQETLDIYIPLTHRFGLYKLKNELEDLSFKYVNPDEYQKLVDALIENKEAREKYIQSVIGPLQIKMALEDFDCTIQGRTKNIYSIHNKMLSRGCQFEDIFDIFAIRIIVETIPECYLALGYVHNLWTPLQSRFKDYIATPKPNLYQSIHTTVIGPENKMVEVQIRTKDMDQTAEKGFAAHWAYKLETQHEGEELAWLNHMVKLQSEISDSKEYLDFLKVDLKPQGITVFTPKGTSIELPEGASVLDFAFAVHTELGLHCIGARINDEVVNLDKVVPNGATIQILKSNHQEPSPEWLELVKTVKAKQELRRWMKTSMVQQARGLGKEIWIRELRLAKIEKDKRPSDESICKYFGTADITDFYERVGQGELPLADIQRFLNGGVETSKETTSLRFFPTFNKDLKSDRSSDMPLQIGQETSLLIHFPRCCAPVPGDKIVGVLRPQIGIEVHNVNCPELKKLPPEQQIAVEWSEETKQAFSAHITVITDNRKNITIDVLQELKNENVFLEKMSVASVQFTGRIRITFKAFRKEQVDSIISSIKNISGVRQVTKS; the protein is encoded by the coding sequence ATGATGGATCAAGTAGTTCTCACATCCAACCAAGAGCACATTGTAGACCTGCTCATTAAAAAGAACCCCGATCTGAATCGCGAGGTTCTGTCTAAGGCTGTAGTCTTTATTGCAACAGCCCACGAAGGCCAATACCGCAAAAGCGGCATGCCCTATACCGAGCACCCGTACGAGGTTGCCAAGATACTTGCCGACCTTAAGCAAGACCAGCCTACAGTCCTTGCAGGCCTTCTCCACGACGTGGTCGAGGACACAGATCATACCCTAGAAGAACTTTCCGAAATGTTCGGCGAAGACACCGCCTTCATGGTGGATGCCGTTACCAAGATTACCGCCGCACAAGAGGCGAATAAGACCGCCCAAAAGGCCGAGACCTATCGAAAGCTCATTATCGCCATGGCCAAGGACCCGCGCGTCATCATGATCAAGATCGCGGACCGCATCCACAACATGCGAACCATGCGCTACATGAAGCCCGAGAAACGCCAGCAGATTGCGCAGGAAACCCTGGACATCTACATTCCGCTGACCCACCGTTTCGGTCTCTACAAGCTTAAAAACGAATTGGAAGACCTGAGCTTCAAGTACGTCAATCCCGACGAATACCAGAAGCTGGTAGACGCCCTTATTGAGAATAAGGAAGCACGCGAGAAGTACATCCAGTCCGTTATCGGCCCTCTCCAGATCAAGATGGCCCTGGAAGACTTCGACTGCACTATCCAAGGTCGAACCAAGAACATTTACAGTATCCACAACAAGATGCTAAGTCGCGGCTGCCAGTTCGAAGACATCTTCGACATTTTTGCGATTCGCATCATCGTGGAAACCATTCCGGAATGCTACCTGGCCCTAGGTTACGTACACAACCTTTGGACTCCGCTCCAGAGCCGCTTCAAGGACTACATCGCAACCCCAAAGCCCAACCTGTACCAGAGCATCCACACCACGGTTATCGGTCCCGAGAACAAGATGGTGGAAGTCCAGATCCGCACCAAGGACATGGACCAGACCGCAGAAAAGGGATTTGCCGCCCACTGGGCCTACAAGCTCGAGACCCAGCATGAAGGCGAGGAACTGGCATGGCTCAACCACATGGTGAAGCTCCAGTCCGAGATTTCCGACAGCAAGGAATATCTTGACTTCCTGAAGGTGGACCTTAAGCCCCAGGGCATTACCGTATTCACGCCCAAGGGAACTTCCATTGAACTTCCCGAAGGAGCCTCCGTTCTCGACTTTGCTTTTGCCGTTCACACAGAACTAGGCCTGCACTGCATCGGTGCCCGCATCAACGACGAGGTTGTGAACCTAGATAAGGTCGTTCCCAACGGCGCAACCATCCAGATTCTCAAGAGCAACCACCAGGAACCCAGTCCGGAATGGCTTGAACTGGTAAAGACAGTCAAGGCCAAGCAGGAGCTGCGCCGCTGGATGAAGACCAGCATGGTTCAGCAGGCACGAGGACTCGGCAAGGAAATCTGGATTCGAGAACTTCGACTAGCCAAGATCGAAAAGGACAAGAGACCTTCCGACGAATCCATCTGCAAGTACTTTGGAACTGCAGACATTACGGATTTCTACGAGCGTGTTGGTCAGGGCGAACTGCCCTTAGCAGACATCCAGCGTTTTCTCAACGGCGGTGTAGAAACGTCCAAGGAGACAACCAGTCTTCGTTTCTTCCCCACCTTCAACAAAGATCTTAAGAGCGACAGAAGCAGCGACATGCCTCTGCAGATCGGGCAGGAAACCAGTCTACTGATTCACTTCCCCAGATGCTGCGCTCCGGTCCCTGGAGATAAAATTGTTGGGGTACTCCGCCCGCAGATCGGCATCGAAGTTCATAACGTCAACTGTCCCGAATTGAAGAAACTTCCTCCGGAGCAGCAAATTGCCGTGGAATGGAGCGAGGAAACCAAGCAGGCATTCTCCGCCCATATTACGGTAATTACTGACAACAGGAAAAACATTACCATCGACGTTCTACAGGAACTCAAGAACGAGAATGTATTCCTGGAAAAAATGTCTGTGGCAAGTGTTCAGTTCACAGGACGAATCCGCATTACCTTCAAGGCCTTCCGCAAGGAACAGGTCGATTCCATCATTAGTAGCATCAAGAACATTTCCGGCGTTCGCCAGGTAACCAAGTCATGA
- a CDS encoding NADH-quinone oxidoreductase subunit A, with protein MSEYIILSIFLFLGAFIAAAATVVGLLLGYRTRKTKNKMLPYECGMETFGNARIQFKVGYYVFALLFLVFDVEALFLLPVAANFKEIMAGNTALSPVVVVVDLIIFLAILVSGLAYAWKKGILKWE; from the coding sequence ATGTCTGAATATATAATTCTATCGATTTTCCTTTTTCTAGGGGCGTTTATCGCGGCTGCAGCCACGGTGGTGGGCCTGTTATTGGGCTATCGCACTAGAAAAACCAAGAACAAGATGCTTCCATACGAATGTGGTATGGAAACCTTTGGCAATGCCCGAATCCAGTTCAAGGTGGGGTATTACGTTTTCGCCCTGCTGTTCCTCGTTTTTGACGTGGAAGCCCTTTTTCTGCTTCCTGTGGCTGCGAATTTCAAGGAAATCATGGCAGGAAACACCGCTTTGTCCCCTGTCGTTGTAGTTGTTGACTTGATTATCTTCCTCGCCATCCTGGTCTCTGGCCTCGCCTACGCATGGAAGAAAGGAATCCTCAAATGGGAATAA